The Bernardetia sp. ABR2-2B DNA window CCTTACATTTAATTTTTGATTTCAATAAAAATCTAAGTGATTATGAGAATAATTATTTAGGGATTGCATTACCACAAGGTGCAAAGCTATTTTGGAACACTCGCTTTTCGTCTATTGTTACAAAAAAAGAATACATAGAGATTTCATTTGATAGTCTGATAAATTTATATTCTGATAAAAAAAAACATAAAGATTTTAATGGCTTTTTGATGCTTACTGTTTATCAAGAAAAACCTCAAAATCAAATTCTTGAGTCTTATCCTGCTTATATTCTCACTAAAAGAGATAGTTTTAAAAAAGAAAAAATAGTTGATAAAATAAATATAAATCCGATAACAGTAAAAAAGCCAAATTCACCTATTCCTGATTGGATTTTGATGATAAATTGGTTTATGGTCGGAATTATTGTTGTTTTTTCGGTAGTTGTCCATCCAATTATAGGAACAGAAGCCTTTGGAGAATCATGGAGTTATTTTTTTAGACCTGCCAAAACATTCAAAAGAACAGAACTATTACCTCAAATTGGTTATGTAGTCTATTTTAGTTTAGTAATGGGTTTTGTATGGATTTTTTATAGTTATGTAGAACTTTACGGAACGACTACAAATAGTTATTTTATCATCAAAAATAGTCTTTTGTCTTTTATCTTGAATTGGCTTTATGCTGCTTTTTGGTGTTTGTGTATTGCTGCTTTTAGATTGTTTTGGATTCAGTTAATGGGTAAGCTTTTTTTCAAAAGTAGTCAAATTAGTGAACAACACATACAAGCTTTAACCTTAGGAAATTCATTTGTGATGAGTGTAATCTTTGTAGCAACAATATTATTTTCCTTCCTAATTAGTTCCTTTTATAGTCCTTCTTCAGATACACTACTCGCCACTACAAATAGTTCTTTTCTCTATTATTTTGTTTTATTAGTTACTATTTCTATCCTAACTCACACTTTATTAGTTAGTTATTATTTGTTTACACGAACAAATGCTGGTAAGTTGTATCTTTTTTCGTACCTTTGCGCCACCGAAATAATTCCTCTTTTGATTGCCTCAAAATGGATTATCTCAGTTTCTTAGTTTATTCTCAATTAATTCAGTCAATTTTATTTTTTTTAGTTAAATACAATTTTTAGTTAAAAAAATAAAATTACTTACATTACAAAGTTTTGATGGGAATAAATAAATTTTTACAGATTTTAGACTCGTTTCTAATTCTGTGTTTATAGTTTGCGTAAATATAAATTATTTTCTGAATAAATTGCTATTTAATTACTGATTTATTGATGAGATAGATACGTTTAGTTTATACAAACAGTTTTAGTCGTAGTTTTTAACAAACCAATTTTTGCAACGATATGGCAAACGAAGCGAATGCCTCACACCCAACACCTGCACCTAAGCAAATTCGTAGTGTATTGATTTCTCAACCTGCTCCTTTGACTGACAAATCTCCTTATCACGACCTTTCACAAAGGTATGATGTAAAGGTTGATTTCAGACAGTTTATTGAAGTGCAGCCTGTCTCTTTACGTGAGTTTAGAAAGCAACGAGTAGATATTTTAGACCATACAGCAGTAATTTTCACAAGTAGAAATGCTGTGGATCATTTTTTTACACTTTGTAAAGGGTTAAAGATTACTATTCCTGATGACATGAAATATTTTTGTGTCTCAGAACAAACTGCTATTTATCTCCCTAAATATATAAATCTTCGTAAGCGCAAACTTTTTGTAGGGGAGCGCACAGCAGCAGACTTGAACAAAGTCATTGCAAAACATAAAAAGGAAAAATTCTTATTTCCTTGTTCTGATATTCGTAGAGATGATATTCCTTCTTTTTTAAGAGAAAACGAAATTGAACATTCAGAAGCTGTCATTTATGCTACTGTTTCTAGTGATTTGTCAGACTTGGAGAATGTAAATTATGATGTAATTGCATTTTTTAGTCCTTCGGGAATAAAATCTTTATTTGATAATTTTCCTAAATTCAAGCAAAAAACTACTCGTATTGCAGCTTTTGGCCCTACAACTGCACAAGCAGTAAGAGATCACAACCTGCGTTTGGATATTGAAGCACCTCTTCCGAATGCGCCTTCTATGACAGGAGCAATCGAACAATATATTCGTAAAATGAAAGAAGAATTAGGAATTGAGTAGATTCAATTAAAAATTACGGATTACGGATTACGGATTACGGAATCTCACTAATTCTAAAAACTCCCTTTTCAAAATTTCAATTTATTTGACTTTTGAGAAGGGAGTTTTTGTATTAGATTATTTTGAAAATTGTTTTGAAAAATTAGAGAAGTTGTGTTCTATTCTTAAAAACAATTTCATTGATTAAAAATAGTTGATTAAAATGATTTTAGAAAACCACTTTCCAACAACAGAAATTTCAAATTTGATTAAAGAGTTTTATTTTGCTCATATTCCTGCTGATTCAGAGGTAAAATATAAACCTATTATTGATGATGGGTGCTATGATTTTATTTTCTTCAAGGAAAAACAAACAGAATTCGAATGTGGAATCAAAAAACAAATTATTCCTGTTGAGTTTGATACGTTTACAATCAGCTTGTCTAATCCTCCTTACAAGCTCAAATTTGATAATTCTATCACTTTTTTTACGATAAAAGTTCAACCGTGGCTCAACGCTTCATTTTTTCCTATTCAATCTCAAAAAGGAATTATTGATTTAAAAACAATTTATGGAAATGAAATTATTGAGCTGCACAAGAAATTATTCAAAATCAATAATTTTGAAAAGCAGAAAAAATTAGCTACTTCATTTATTAAAAAACACACACCCATACCAACTCCAACTATTCATTTTGTAAAAAATATTTGTCAAGAAGTGTATAAGAAAAAAGGTGTTACATCAGTTCAAAAGTTAGCCGAAAAGTTTGAAGTTAGCAGACAGGAAATCAATAAATTATTTAAAGATGAAGTTACTTATACACTCAAAAAATTTATTGTCATTGTGCGAATAGTGGCAGTTATCAAACACAAAATAAAGCATCCAAAGCTTTCTTATACAGCCTTGAGTTATGAATTTGGTTATTTTGACCAAGCTCA harbors:
- a CDS encoding DUF4271 domain-containing protein codes for the protein MRNKKNSEISVKSLSHSLITSISSFILFFTVFLSVQNSVMALPVLPTVESSSIYQTLSEKWLVYDEDLGNYVPYLPTVHSQYRALHLIFDFNKNLSDYENNYLGIALPQGAKLFWNTRFSSIVTKKEYIEISFDSLINLYSDKKKHKDFNGFLMLTVYQEKPQNQILESYPAYILTKRDSFKKEKIVDKININPITVKKPNSPIPDWILMINWFMVGIIVVFSVVVHPIIGTEAFGESWSYFFRPAKTFKRTELLPQIGYVVYFSLVMGFVWIFYSYVELYGTTTNSYFIIKNSLLSFILNWLYAAFWCLCIAAFRLFWIQLMGKLFFKSSQISEQHIQALTLGNSFVMSVIFVATILFSFLISSFYSPSSDTLLATTNSSFLYYFVLLVTISILTHTLLVSYYLFTRTNAGKLYLFSYLCATEIIPLLIASKWIISVS
- a CDS encoding uroporphyrinogen-III synthase — its product is MANEANASHPTPAPKQIRSVLISQPAPLTDKSPYHDLSQRYDVKVDFRQFIEVQPVSLREFRKQRVDILDHTAVIFTSRNAVDHFFTLCKGLKITIPDDMKYFCVSEQTAIYLPKYINLRKRKLFVGERTAADLNKVIAKHKKEKFLFPCSDIRRDDIPSFLRENEIEHSEAVIYATVSSDLSDLENVNYDVIAFFSPSGIKSLFDNFPKFKQKTTRIAAFGPTTAQAVRDHNLRLDIEAPLPNAPSMTGAIEQYIRKMKEELGIE
- a CDS encoding AraC family transcriptional regulator; this translates as MILENHFPTTEISNLIKEFYFAHIPADSEVKYKPIIDDGCYDFIFFKEKQTEFECGIKKQIIPVEFDTFTISLSNPPYKLKFDNSITFFTIKVQPWLNASFFPIQSQKGIIDLKTIYGNEIIELHKKLFKINNFEKQKKLATSFIKKHTPIPTPTIHFVKNICQEVYKKKGVTSVQKLAEKFEVSRQEINKLFKDEVTYTLKKFIVIVRIVAVIKHKIKHPKLSYTALSYEFGYFDQAHFNNDFKRICGVSPSKFFKELPPFLDRHK